From a single Micromonospora sp. WMMD1102 genomic region:
- the mycP gene encoding type VII secretion-associated serine protease mycosin, with protein sequence MLATAGIAGSLSGPPPAPATAAVPAPPVRLPVLADPVRDEQWQLDELNAKAIWKVSTGKGVTVAVVDSGVDASHPDLAGQVLPGIDLVDGSGNGQTDPVGHGTTVAALIAGRNDDTRGVAGLAPRAKILPVRVLDEENRYDDALIVARGVRWAVDNGAQVVNLSLGGTGESPALAAALDYAFARDVVVVACTGNLGSSAGKRVWYPAREPGVVAVAGLERESDALWSGSITGPETVLSAPATGLTGARPGGVWRVQGTSFAAPLVAAAAALVRSNWPKMSAGDVVNRLINTARDVGPSGRDDRFGFGVVDPVAALNGEVSSVRGNPLDDGEAPPGVAGFGSAPGREATPPPASTGPETIGTAVSGRSADWTAQAAGDQISHPPPEVWSGGGLLFLVFVAGSVLVLRRRFRRDRP encoded by the coding sequence CTGCTCGCCACGGCCGGGATCGCCGGATCGCTCTCAGGTCCGCCCCCGGCACCGGCGACCGCCGCCGTGCCGGCGCCGCCGGTCAGGCTGCCCGTGCTGGCCGATCCGGTCCGGGACGAGCAGTGGCAGTTGGACGAGCTCAACGCCAAGGCAATCTGGAAGGTCTCCACCGGCAAGGGCGTCACGGTGGCGGTGGTCGACTCCGGGGTCGACGCCAGTCATCCCGACCTGGCCGGGCAGGTGCTGCCCGGCATCGACCTGGTCGACGGCAGCGGCAACGGCCAGACCGACCCGGTGGGGCACGGCACCACCGTGGCCGCCCTGATCGCGGGTCGCAACGACGACACCCGGGGCGTCGCCGGACTCGCCCCCAGGGCCAAGATCCTGCCGGTCCGGGTGCTCGACGAGGAGAACCGCTACGACGACGCGCTGATCGTGGCCAGGGGTGTCCGTTGGGCGGTCGACAACGGCGCCCAGGTGGTGAACCTGTCGCTGGGCGGCACCGGGGAAAGCCCCGCGCTCGCCGCCGCCCTCGACTACGCCTTCGCCCGGGACGTGGTCGTCGTCGCCTGCACCGGCAACCTCGGGTCGTCCGCCGGCAAGCGGGTCTGGTATCCGGCCCGCGAGCCGGGCGTGGTCGCCGTGGCGGGCCTGGAACGGGAGAGCGACGCGCTCTGGTCCGGCTCGATCACCGGCCCGGAGACCGTGCTCTCCGCCCCGGCGACCGGCCTCACCGGCGCCCGGCCGGGCGGTGTCTGGCGGGTCCAGGGCACCAGCTTCGCCGCCCCGCTGGTGGCCGCGGCAGCCGCCCTGGTCCGGTCGAACTGGCCGAAGATGTCCGCCGGTGACGTGGTCAACCGACTGATCAACACCGCCCGGGACGTCGGGCCGTCCGGCCGGGACGACCGGTTCGGGTTCGGCGTCGTCGACCCGGTCGCCGCACTGAACGGCGAGGTCTCCAGCGTGCGGGGCAATCCGCTGGACGACGGCGAGGCACCGCCCGGGGTCGCCGGCTTCGGCTCCGCGCCCGGCCGGGAGGCGACGCCCCCGCCGGCCAGCACCGGGCCGGAGACCATCGGTACGGCGGTGTCCGGCCGCTCGGCCGACTGGACCGCCCAGGCCGCCGGCGACCAGATCAGCCATCCGCCGCCGGAGGTGTGGAGCGGCGGCGGCCTCCTCTTCCTCGTGTTCGTCGCCGGGTCGGTACTCGTGCTCCGGCGCCGCTTCCGACGCGACCGTCCCTGA
- a CDS encoding redoxin domain-containing protein, with the protein MNQHRRGVDRLRLGGSLLALLLLATGCTGPDPGSGAPPGTDDGTTTTAFADCADLTTPIAAPTTSTVAPTTSTGTSTGPTGASTGSTGASTAPASMPTGPAGTPTGSAGRPPSASTPAAEAGSAGGVGRPLPALSLPCFVGTGEVAVGELRGPAVLNLWASWCAPCRRELPAFQRLAERTGDRLRVVGVNTGDARPAARSIGEDFGLEFPSLYDRDKLLLTGLGGRPVLPVTLLVDAEGRIRHRDETGALDDTELATLVRRHLGVAVPS; encoded by the coding sequence GTGAACCAGCACCGTCGTGGCGTCGACAGGTTGCGGCTCGGCGGGTCGTTGCTGGCGCTGCTGCTGCTCGCCACCGGCTGTACCGGGCCGGATCCGGGCTCCGGGGCGCCGCCGGGCACCGACGACGGTACGACGACGACCGCCTTCGCCGACTGTGCCGACCTGACCACCCCGATCGCCGCACCCACGACCTCGACCGTCGCACCCACCACCTCGACCGGCACGTCCACGGGCCCGACGGGCGCGTCCACGGGTTCGACGGGTGCGTCCACGGCCCCGGCGAGCATGCCCACCGGTCCGGCCGGCACGCCAACCGGCTCGGCCGGCAGGCCACCCTCGGCGTCGACGCCCGCTGCGGAAGCCGGATCGGCGGGCGGGGTGGGCCGGCCGTTGCCGGCGCTGAGCCTGCCCTGTTTCGTCGGGACCGGCGAGGTGGCCGTCGGCGAGCTGCGCGGACCGGCCGTGCTCAACCTGTGGGCCTCCTGGTGCGCGCCCTGCCGCAGGGAGCTGCCCGCCTTCCAGCGGCTCGCCGAGCGGACCGGCGACCGGCTCCGGGTGGTCGGAGTGAACACCGGGGACGCGCGGCCCGCCGCCCGCTCGATCGGCGAGGACTTCGGGCTGGAGTTCCCCAGCCTCTACGACCGGGACAAGTTGCTGCTGACCGGGCTGGGCGGCCGGCCGGTACTGCCGGTCACGCTCCTCGTCGACGCCGAGGGGCGGATCCGGCACCGGGACGAGACGGGTGCGCTCGACGACACCGAGCTGGCCACGCTGGTCCGGCGGCATCTGGGGGTGGCGGTGCCGTCGTGA
- a CDS encoding CapA family protein, protein MDDTQPTPAKSRRAPRGAGRTALVVTAVLAVLLGTGVAAVAAFDLLGGDDTAGPQATPSAAGSASTDPSPTGEPVPKVISMSATGDIVMGNAPGRLPPNGGKGFFNSVRKALAADLVMGNLEEPLTDDTGTSKCGANSTRCHQFRAPPSYAGHLAEAGFELLNQANNHGYDYGKAGYENTQEALEKYDLQHTGAPNQITVVDVEGVKVAVAGFSSYVWSNSLINISSAKKVIQKAAGMADLVVVQVHMGGEGSEKTRVRPGTEMFLGENRGDPIKFSHSMIDAGADLVVGHGPHVMRALEFYKGRLIAYSLGNFAGGGGTLSNNGRLGWGAVLKVSLTAEGEWAGGQLVSTYMNGSGLPTMDPQRRAAGLVRGLCKSDFPKTGARVAADGKITPPAAAT, encoded by the coding sequence ATGGACGACACCCAGCCGACCCCAGCCAAGTCCCGCCGGGCGCCCCGCGGCGCCGGCCGGACCGCCCTCGTCGTGACCGCGGTCCTCGCCGTGCTGCTCGGAACGGGTGTGGCCGCCGTGGCCGCCTTCGACCTGCTCGGCGGCGACGACACCGCCGGGCCGCAGGCCACGCCGAGTGCTGCCGGTTCCGCCTCGACCGACCCGTCCCCGACCGGGGAGCCGGTGCCCAAGGTCATCTCGATGTCCGCCACCGGTGACATCGTGATGGGCAACGCCCCGGGGCGACTGCCGCCCAACGGTGGCAAGGGGTTCTTCAACTCGGTCAGGAAGGCGCTCGCCGCCGACCTGGTGATGGGCAACCTCGAGGAGCCGTTGACCGACGACACCGGTACCTCGAAGTGTGGCGCCAACTCGACCCGGTGCCACCAGTTCCGGGCGCCGCCGTCGTACGCCGGGCATCTCGCCGAGGCCGGCTTCGAGCTGCTCAACCAGGCCAACAACCACGGGTACGACTACGGTAAGGCCGGCTACGAGAACACCCAGGAGGCCCTGGAGAAGTACGACCTCCAGCACACCGGCGCGCCCAACCAGATCACCGTGGTCGACGTCGAGGGCGTCAAGGTGGCGGTGGCCGGCTTCTCGTCGTACGTCTGGTCCAACAGCCTGATCAACATCAGTTCGGCGAAGAAGGTGATCCAGAAGGCCGCCGGCATGGCGGACCTGGTCGTCGTGCAGGTGCACATGGGCGGCGAGGGCTCGGAGAAGACACGGGTCCGGCCGGGCACCGAGATGTTCCTCGGCGAGAACCGGGGTGACCCGATCAAGTTCTCCCACTCGATGATCGACGCGGGTGCGGATCTGGTGGTCGGGCACGGGCCGCACGTGATGCGGGCGCTGGAGTTCTACAAGGGGCGGCTGATCGCCTACAGCCTCGGCAACTTCGCCGGCGGCGGGGGGACGCTCAGCAACAACGGCCGGCTCGGCTGGGGAGCCGTGCTGAAGGTGTCGCTGACCGCCGAGGGGGAGTGGGCGGGCGGGCAGCTCGTCTCGACGTACATGAACGGTTCGGGCCTGCCGACGATGGACCCGCAGCGGCGGGCCGCCGGGCTGGTCCGGGGCCTCTGCAAGTCCGACTTCCCGAAGACCGGTGCCCGGGTGGCGGCGGACGGCAAGATCACCCCACCCGCCGCCGCGACCTGA
- the nth gene encoding endonuclease III, with translation MRTARSTRRTVESDLGRKRRARRIGRTLTETHPDAHCELNHQGPLQLAVATILSAQCTDQRVNEVTPKLFARYPTAADYAGADRAELEEVIRPTGFFRNKTNSLINLGSQLVERYDGQVPRRMADLVSLPGIGRKTANVILGNAFGVPGITVDTHFDRLVHRWELTTETDPVKIEYAVGDLFERRDWTMLSHRVIFHGRRVCHARKPACGACTLARLCPSYGLGPTDPAAAAKLLKGPRARDLAVQAGVDPDLVPATAAVGDTP, from the coding sequence ATCCGGACAGCCCGGTCCACCCGGCGTACCGTCGAATCCGATCTCGGTCGCAAGCGGCGGGCCCGGCGGATCGGCCGGACGCTGACCGAGACGCACCCCGACGCCCACTGCGAGCTCAACCACCAGGGTCCGCTGCAACTAGCCGTGGCGACCATCCTCTCGGCGCAGTGCACCGACCAGCGGGTCAACGAGGTGACGCCCAAGCTCTTCGCCCGCTATCCGACCGCGGCCGACTACGCCGGGGCGGACCGGGCCGAGTTGGAGGAGGTGATCCGGCCGACCGGCTTCTTCCGGAACAAGACCAACTCCCTGATCAACCTCGGCAGCCAGCTCGTCGAGCGGTACGACGGCCAGGTGCCCCGCCGGATGGCCGACCTGGTGTCCCTGCCCGGGATCGGCCGCAAGACCGCCAACGTGATCCTCGGTAACGCGTTCGGGGTGCCCGGGATAACCGTCGACACCCACTTCGACCGGCTGGTGCACCGGTGGGAGCTGACCACCGAGACCGACCCGGTCAAGATCGAGTACGCCGTCGGCGACCTCTTCGAGCGGCGCGACTGGACGATGCTCTCGCACCGGGTGATCTTCCACGGCCGGCGGGTCTGCCACGCCCGCAAGCCGGCCTGCGGCGCCTGCACGCTGGCCCGACTCTGCCCCTCCTACGGCCTCGGCCCGACCGACCCGGCCGCTGCCGCCAAACTGCTGAAGGGTCCCCGGGCCCGGGACCTGGCGGTGCAGGCCGGAGTCGATCCCGACCTGGTGCCGGCGACCGCCGCCGTCGGCGACACCCCGTGA
- a CDS encoding MarP family serine protease, producing MSVVDVVLILLMLLFAISGYRQGFVIGLLSFTGFFGGALIGLQVGPLLAEQFSSNTTRVVVALASIFGLALLGQALAGWLGSRLRHAITSQAGRAADDVGGALISLFAVLLVAWLVAVPLASSSLPWLASAVRNSALLTVVDRVLPPEAQALSRALRDTVDTNGFPDVFGGLAPTRSREVASPDPALAGSQVVVNGRRSVVKVLGNAPSCSRRIEGSGFVYADNRVMTNAHVVAGTRSVQVEVAGDRHSARVVVYDPDRDLAVLYVPELSAPVMRFATGEAAIEDDAIVLGFPLDGPYNAQPARIRDIGEIAGPDIYESGRVNREIYTIRGLVRSGNSGGPLVAPDGQVLGVIFAAAADDPNTGFAVTADEARSTASSGLERTRVTSTGACT from the coding sequence GTGTCGGTGGTGGATGTCGTCCTGATCCTGCTCATGTTGCTGTTCGCGATCAGCGGCTACCGGCAGGGATTCGTCATCGGTCTGCTCTCCTTCACCGGCTTCTTCGGCGGTGCCCTGATCGGCCTCCAGGTCGGTCCGCTGCTCGCCGAGCAGTTCAGCAGCAACACCACCCGGGTGGTGGTCGCGCTGGCCTCGATCTTCGGCCTGGCACTGCTCGGCCAGGCCCTCGCCGGCTGGCTCGGTTCACGCCTGCGGCACGCCATCACCAGCCAGGCCGGCCGGGCGGCGGACGACGTCGGCGGGGCGCTGATCTCGCTGTTCGCCGTACTCCTGGTGGCCTGGCTGGTGGCCGTCCCGCTGGCCTCCTCCTCGCTGCCCTGGCTGGCCAGCGCGGTCCGCAACAGCGCCCTGCTGACGGTGGTGGACCGGGTGTTGCCGCCGGAGGCGCAGGCGCTGTCCCGGGCGCTGCGGGACACCGTCGACACCAACGGATTCCCGGACGTCTTCGGCGGGCTGGCCCCGACCCGGTCCCGCGAGGTGGCCTCGCCCGACCCGGCACTGGCCGGGTCGCAGGTAGTGGTGAACGGGCGACGCTCGGTCGTCAAGGTGCTCGGCAACGCACCCAGCTGTTCGCGGCGGATCGAGGGTTCCGGTTTCGTCTACGCCGACAACCGGGTGATGACAAACGCACACGTGGTGGCCGGCACCCGCAGCGTCCAGGTCGAGGTGGCCGGCGACCGGCACAGCGCCCGGGTGGTCGTCTACGACCCGGACCGCGACCTGGCGGTGCTCTACGTGCCGGAGCTGTCCGCGCCGGTGATGCGGTTCGCCACCGGCGAGGCGGCGATCGAGGACGACGCCATCGTGCTCGGATTCCCGCTGGACGGGCCCTACAACGCCCAGCCGGCGCGGATCCGCGACATCGGGGAGATCGCCGGTCCGGACATCTACGAGTCGGGACGGGTCAACCGGGAGATCTACACGATCCGGGGGCTGGTCCGCAGCGGCAACTCCGGCGGCCCGCTGGTGGCCCCGGACGGCCAGGTGCTCGGGGTCATCTTCGCGGCGGCGGCCGACGACCCGAACACCGGTTTCGCGGTGACGGCCGACGAGGCCCGCTCCACCGCCAGCAGCGGTCTGGAACGTACCCGGGTCACCAGCACCGGCGCCTGCACCTGA
- a CDS encoding CoA pyrophosphatase codes for MTERELPRWCEPLLTRVRSARTEDFTRIRTPANGGRASAVLVLLGEQPEHGLDVLILQRAATLRTHAGQPAFPGGACDPDDEDAAATALREAYEEVGLDPTSVTVLAQLPRLWIPVSDFVVTPVLAWWHRPHPVHSREPAEVAHVARVPVAELVDPANRVRVRHPSGWIGPAFQSRGMLVWGFTAGVLATLLEMAGWARPWAQDRILDLPPTSPPPSPAPGTEEPTGADGPPAGTDGPATVADGPTGPATSG; via the coding sequence GTGACCGAGCGGGAACTTCCCCGGTGGTGCGAGCCGCTGCTCACCCGGGTCCGGTCGGCCCGCACCGAGGATTTCACCCGGATCCGCACCCCGGCCAACGGTGGACGGGCCAGTGCCGTGCTCGTGCTCCTCGGCGAGCAGCCGGAGCACGGGCTGGACGTGCTGATCCTGCAACGGGCCGCGACCCTGCGTACGCACGCCGGGCAGCCGGCCTTTCCCGGCGGGGCGTGCGACCCGGACGACGAGGACGCGGCGGCGACCGCCCTGCGGGAGGCGTACGAGGAGGTCGGGCTCGACCCGACCAGCGTGACCGTACTGGCCCAACTGCCCCGGCTCTGGATCCCGGTCAGCGACTTCGTGGTCACCCCGGTACTCGCCTGGTGGCACCGGCCGCATCCGGTGCACTCCCGGGAGCCGGCCGAGGTGGCACACGTGGCCCGGGTGCCGGTCGCCGAACTCGTCGATCCGGCCAACCGGGTCCGGGTACGCCATCCGAGCGGCTGGATCGGTCCGGCCTTTCAATCCCGGGGCATGCTGGTCTGGGGCTTCACCGCCGGAGTGCTCGCCACCCTGTTGGAGATGGCGGGTTGGGCCCGGCCCTGGGCACAGGACCGGATCCTCGATCTGCCGCCGACCAGCCCGCCCCCGAGTCCCGCCCCCGGCACCGAGGAACCGACCGGGGCCGACGGGCCGCCGGCCGGGACGGACGGGCCAGCGACCGTGGCCGACGGGCCGACCGGGCCGGCGACGTCCGGCTGA